One Papio anubis isolate 15944 chromosome 9, Panubis1.0, whole genome shotgun sequence genomic window carries:
- the RBMS2 gene encoding RNA-binding motif, single-stranded-interacting protein 2 isoform X1 has translation MLLSVTSRPGISTFGYNRNNKKPYVSLAQQMAPPSPSNSTPNSSSGSNGNDQLSKTNLYIRGLQPGTTDQDLVKLCQPYGKIVSTKAILDKTTNKCKGYGFVDFDSPSAAQKAVTALKASGVQAQMAKQQEQDPTNLYISNLPLSMDEQELEGMLKPFGQVISTRILRDTSGTSRGVGFARMESTEKCEAIITHFNGKYIKTPPGVPAPSDPLLCKFADGGPKKRQNQGKFVQNGRAWPRNGDMGGMALTYDPTTALQNGFYPAPYNITPNRMLAQSALSPYLSSPVSSYQRVTQTSPLQVPNPSWMHHHSYLMQPSGSVLTPGMDHPISLQPASMMGPLTQQLGHLSLSSTGTYMQTAAAMQGAYISQYTPVPSSSVSVEESSGQQNQVAVDAPSEHGVYSFQFNK, from the exons CCATATGTGTCATTGGCTCAGCAGATGGCACCACCTAGCCCAAGCAACAGTACACCTAACAGCAGTAGTGGAAGCAATGGAAATGACCAGCTGAGCAAAACCAACCTATACATCCGAGGATTGCAGCCAGGCACTACTGACCAAGATCTTGTCAAGCTGTGTCAGCC ATATGGCAAGATTGTTTCCACTAAGGCCATACTGGACAAGAccacaaacaaatgcaaag GCTATGGCTTTGTAGATTTTGACAGCCCTTCAGCAGCACAGAAAGCTGTAACAGCACTGAAGGCCAGTGGTGTACAGGCACAGATGGCAAAG CAACAGGAACAGGACCCCACAAATTTATACATCTCAAACCTCCCACTGTCAATGGATGAGCAGGAACTGGAGGGGATGCTGAAGCCCTTTGGCCAGGTTATCTCCACCCGTATCCTTCGAGATACCAGTGGGACCAGCAGAGGTGTTGGCTTTGCAAG GATGGAGTCCACAGAGAAGTGTGAAGCCATCATCACCCActttaatggaaaatatattaagaCACCCCCTGGAGTACCAG CCCCATCTGATCCCTTGCTTTGCAAATTTGCTGATGGCGGGCCAAAGAAACGACAGAACCAAGGAAAATTTGTGCAAAATGGACGGGCTTGGCCAAGGAATGGAGACATG GGTGGCATGGCCTTGACCTATGACCCCACAACAGCTCTTCAGAATGG GTTTTACCCAGCCCCTTATAACATCACCCCCAACAGGATGCTTGCTCAGTCTGCACTCTCCCCATACCTTTCCTCTCCTGTGTCTTCGTATCAG agAGTGACTCAGACATCTCCTCTACAAGTACCTAACCCATCTTGGATGCACCACCATTCATACCTCATGCAGCCTTCA GGTTCAGTTCTGACACCAGGGATGGACCATCCCATTTCTCTCCAGCCTGCCTCCATGATGGGACCCCTTACCCAGCAACTGGGCCACCTCTCCCTCAGCAGCACAGGCACG TATATGCAGACGGCTGCAGCTATGCAAGGAGCTTACATCTCCCAGTACACCCCTGTGCCTTCTTCCAGTGTTTCAGTCGAG GAGAGCAGCGGCCAACAGAACCAAGTGGCAGTGGACGCACCCTCAGAGCATGGGGTCTATTCTTTCCAGTTCAACAAGTAA
- the RBMS2 gene encoding RNA-binding motif, single-stranded-interacting protein 2 isoform X2, whose protein sequence is MLLSVTSRPGISTFGYNRNNKKPYVSLAQQMAPPSPSNSTPNSSSGSNGNDQLSKTNLYIRGLQPGTTDQDLVKLCQPYGKIVSTKAILDKTTNKCKGYGFVDFDSPSAAQKAVTALKASGVQAQMAKQQEQDPTNLYISNLPLSMDEQELEGMLKPFGQVISTRILRDTSGTSRGVGFARMESTEKCEAIITHFNGKYIKTPPGVPAPSDPLLCKFADGGPKKRQNQGKFVQNGRAWPRNGDMGGMALTYDPTTALQNGFYPAPYNITPNRMLAQSALSPYLSSPVSSYQRVTQTSPLQVPNPSWMHHHSYLMQPSGSVLTPGMDHPISLQPASMMGPLTQQLGHLSLSSTGTYMQTAAAMQGAYISQYTPVPSSSVSVEVKVGYCAWIN, encoded by the exons CCATATGTGTCATTGGCTCAGCAGATGGCACCACCTAGCCCAAGCAACAGTACACCTAACAGCAGTAGTGGAAGCAATGGAAATGACCAGCTGAGCAAAACCAACCTATACATCCGAGGATTGCAGCCAGGCACTACTGACCAAGATCTTGTCAAGCTGTGTCAGCC ATATGGCAAGATTGTTTCCACTAAGGCCATACTGGACAAGAccacaaacaaatgcaaag GCTATGGCTTTGTAGATTTTGACAGCCCTTCAGCAGCACAGAAAGCTGTAACAGCACTGAAGGCCAGTGGTGTACAGGCACAGATGGCAAAG CAACAGGAACAGGACCCCACAAATTTATACATCTCAAACCTCCCACTGTCAATGGATGAGCAGGAACTGGAGGGGATGCTGAAGCCCTTTGGCCAGGTTATCTCCACCCGTATCCTTCGAGATACCAGTGGGACCAGCAGAGGTGTTGGCTTTGCAAG GATGGAGTCCACAGAGAAGTGTGAAGCCATCATCACCCActttaatggaaaatatattaagaCACCCCCTGGAGTACCAG CCCCATCTGATCCCTTGCTTTGCAAATTTGCTGATGGCGGGCCAAAGAAACGACAGAACCAAGGAAAATTTGTGCAAAATGGACGGGCTTGGCCAAGGAATGGAGACATG GGTGGCATGGCCTTGACCTATGACCCCACAACAGCTCTTCAGAATGG GTTTTACCCAGCCCCTTATAACATCACCCCCAACAGGATGCTTGCTCAGTCTGCACTCTCCCCATACCTTTCCTCTCCTGTGTCTTCGTATCAG agAGTGACTCAGACATCTCCTCTACAAGTACCTAACCCATCTTGGATGCACCACCATTCATACCTCATGCAGCCTTCA GGTTCAGTTCTGACACCAGGGATGGACCATCCCATTTCTCTCCAGCCTGCCTCCATGATGGGACCCCTTACCCAGCAACTGGGCCACCTCTCCCTCAGCAGCACAGGCACG TATATGCAGACGGCTGCAGCTATGCAAGGAGCTTACATCTCCCAGTACACCCCTGTGCCTTCTTCCAGTGTTTCAGTCGAG
- the RBMS2 gene encoding RNA-binding motif, single-stranded-interacting protein 2 isoform X3 — protein sequence MAPPSPSNSTPNSSSGSNGNDQLSKTNLYIRGLQPGTTDQDLVKLCQPYGKIVSTKAILDKTTNKCKGYGFVDFDSPSAAQKAVTALKASGVQAQMAKQQEQDPTNLYISNLPLSMDEQELEGMLKPFGQVISTRILRDTSGTSRGVGFARMESTEKCEAIITHFNGKYIKTPPGVPAPSDPLLCKFADGGPKKRQNQGKFVQNGRAWPRNGDMGGMALTYDPTTALQNGFYPAPYNITPNRMLAQSALSPYLSSPVSSYQRVTQTSPLQVPNPSWMHHHSYLMQPSGSVLTPGMDHPISLQPASMMGPLTQQLGHLSLSSTGTYMQTAAAMQGAYISQYTPVPSSSVSVEESSGQQNQVAVDAPSEHGVYSFQFNK from the exons ATGGCACCACCTAGCCCAAGCAACAGTACACCTAACAGCAGTAGTGGAAGCAATGGAAATGACCAGCTGAGCAAAACCAACCTATACATCCGAGGATTGCAGCCAGGCACTACTGACCAAGATCTTGTCAAGCTGTGTCAGCC ATATGGCAAGATTGTTTCCACTAAGGCCATACTGGACAAGAccacaaacaaatgcaaag GCTATGGCTTTGTAGATTTTGACAGCCCTTCAGCAGCACAGAAAGCTGTAACAGCACTGAAGGCCAGTGGTGTACAGGCACAGATGGCAAAG CAACAGGAACAGGACCCCACAAATTTATACATCTCAAACCTCCCACTGTCAATGGATGAGCAGGAACTGGAGGGGATGCTGAAGCCCTTTGGCCAGGTTATCTCCACCCGTATCCTTCGAGATACCAGTGGGACCAGCAGAGGTGTTGGCTTTGCAAG GATGGAGTCCACAGAGAAGTGTGAAGCCATCATCACCCActttaatggaaaatatattaagaCACCCCCTGGAGTACCAG CCCCATCTGATCCCTTGCTTTGCAAATTTGCTGATGGCGGGCCAAAGAAACGACAGAACCAAGGAAAATTTGTGCAAAATGGACGGGCTTGGCCAAGGAATGGAGACATG GGTGGCATGGCCTTGACCTATGACCCCACAACAGCTCTTCAGAATGG GTTTTACCCAGCCCCTTATAACATCACCCCCAACAGGATGCTTGCTCAGTCTGCACTCTCCCCATACCTTTCCTCTCCTGTGTCTTCGTATCAG agAGTGACTCAGACATCTCCTCTACAAGTACCTAACCCATCTTGGATGCACCACCATTCATACCTCATGCAGCCTTCA GGTTCAGTTCTGACACCAGGGATGGACCATCCCATTTCTCTCCAGCCTGCCTCCATGATGGGACCCCTTACCCAGCAACTGGGCCACCTCTCCCTCAGCAGCACAGGCACG TATATGCAGACGGCTGCAGCTATGCAAGGAGCTTACATCTCCCAGTACACCCCTGTGCCTTCTTCCAGTGTTTCAGTCGAG GAGAGCAGCGGCCAACAGAACCAAGTGGCAGTGGACGCACCCTCAGAGCATGGGGTCTATTCTTTCCAGTTCAACAAGTAA
- the RBMS2 gene encoding RNA-binding motif, single-stranded-interacting protein 2 isoform X4 yields the protein MTCSRSHITKMWQNQHLNQSNLAQVDLQLKGYGKIVSTKAILDKTTNKCKGYGFVDFDSPSAAQKAVTALKASGVQAQMAKQQEQDPTNLYISNLPLSMDEQELEGMLKPFGQVISTRILRDTSGTSRGVGFARMESTEKCEAIITHFNGKYIKTPPGVPAPSDPLLCKFADGGPKKRQNQGKFVQNGRAWPRNGDMGGMALTYDPTTALQNGFYPAPYNITPNRMLAQSALSPYLSSPVSSYQRVTQTSPLQVPNPSWMHHHSYLMQPSGSVLTPGMDHPISLQPASMMGPLTQQLGHLSLSSTGTYMQTAAAMQGAYISQYTPVPSSSVSVEESSGQQNQVAVDAPSEHGVYSFQFNK from the exons atgacttgttcaagatcacacaTAACTAAAATGTGGCAGAACCAGCATTTGAACCAAAGCAATTTGGCTCAGGTTGACCTTCAGTTAAAGGG ATATGGCAAGATTGTTTCCACTAAGGCCATACTGGACAAGAccacaaacaaatgcaaag GCTATGGCTTTGTAGATTTTGACAGCCCTTCAGCAGCACAGAAAGCTGTAACAGCACTGAAGGCCAGTGGTGTACAGGCACAGATGGCAAAG CAACAGGAACAGGACCCCACAAATTTATACATCTCAAACCTCCCACTGTCAATGGATGAGCAGGAACTGGAGGGGATGCTGAAGCCCTTTGGCCAGGTTATCTCCACCCGTATCCTTCGAGATACCAGTGGGACCAGCAGAGGTGTTGGCTTTGCAAG GATGGAGTCCACAGAGAAGTGTGAAGCCATCATCACCCActttaatggaaaatatattaagaCACCCCCTGGAGTACCAG CCCCATCTGATCCCTTGCTTTGCAAATTTGCTGATGGCGGGCCAAAGAAACGACAGAACCAAGGAAAATTTGTGCAAAATGGACGGGCTTGGCCAAGGAATGGAGACATG GGTGGCATGGCCTTGACCTATGACCCCACAACAGCTCTTCAGAATGG GTTTTACCCAGCCCCTTATAACATCACCCCCAACAGGATGCTTGCTCAGTCTGCACTCTCCCCATACCTTTCCTCTCCTGTGTCTTCGTATCAG agAGTGACTCAGACATCTCCTCTACAAGTACCTAACCCATCTTGGATGCACCACCATTCATACCTCATGCAGCCTTCA GGTTCAGTTCTGACACCAGGGATGGACCATCCCATTTCTCTCCAGCCTGCCTCCATGATGGGACCCCTTACCCAGCAACTGGGCCACCTCTCCCTCAGCAGCACAGGCACG TATATGCAGACGGCTGCAGCTATGCAAGGAGCTTACATCTCCCAGTACACCCCTGTGCCTTCTTCCAGTGTTTCAGTCGAG GAGAGCAGCGGCCAACAGAACCAAGTGGCAGTGGACGCACCCTCAGAGCATGGGGTCTATTCTTTCCAGTTCAACAAGTAA